One region of Mycobacterium riyadhense genomic DNA includes:
- a CDS encoding alpha/beta fold hydrolase: protein MTEISDDDLSGLSEFDLLAENAEQAGVTGPLPDVERVEAGSVSALRWGGPAPRVIFLHGGGQNAHTWDTVIVGLGEPALAVDLPGHGHSAWREDGDYSPQHNADTLAPALRELAPSAEFVVGMSLGGLTAIRLGALASELVPELVLVDVTPSALQRHAEMTAEQRGTVELMHGEREFPSFQAMLDLTIAAAPHREVKALRRGVFHNSRQLDNGNWVWRYDAIRTFPDFASLWDDVDALSAPITLVRGGSSGFVNDEDVVELSRRATQFRGAHIVENSGHSVQSDQPRALIEIVRGVIDGR, encoded by the coding sequence GTGACCGAGATCTCCGACGACGATCTCAGTGGGCTGTCCGAGTTCGATCTGCTGGCCGAGAACGCCGAGCAGGCCGGCGTGACGGGTCCGCTTCCCGACGTCGAGCGGGTCGAAGCGGGCTCCGTCAGTGCACTGCGCTGGGGTGGGCCCGCGCCGCGGGTGATCTTCCTGCACGGCGGTGGTCAGAACGCACATACCTGGGACACCGTGATCGTCGGCCTCGGCGAGCCCGCGCTGGCCGTGGACCTTCCCGGACACGGTCACTCCGCCTGGCGGGAGGACGGCGACTACTCGCCGCAGCACAACGCGGACACCCTGGCGCCGGCGCTGCGCGAGCTGGCGCCCAGCGCCGAATTCGTCGTCGGCATGTCACTGGGCGGGCTGACCGCGATACGCCTCGGCGCGCTGGCATCCGAACTGGTGCCGGAACTCGTCCTCGTCGACGTCACCCCGTCGGCGTTGCAGCGGCACGCCGAAATGACGGCCGAACAGCGCGGCACGGTGGAGTTGATGCACGGCGAGCGCGAGTTCCCCAGCTTTCAGGCCATGCTGGACCTGACCATCGCCGCCGCGCCCCACCGCGAGGTGAAGGCGTTGCGGCGCGGGGTGTTCCACAACTCCCGTCAGCTCGACAACGGCAACTGGGTGTGGCGCTATGACGCCATCCGCACCTTCCCCGACTTCGCGAGCTTGTGGGACGACGTCGACGCGTTGTCCGCGCCCATCACGCTGGTTCGCGGCGGCTCATCGGGCTTCGTCAATGACGAGGACGTCGTCGAGCTCAGCCGGCGCGCGACGCAGTTCCGTGGCGCGCACATCGTCGAGAATTCGGGCCACTCCGTGCAAAGTGACCAACCGCGCGCGTTGATCGAGATCGTGCGCGGGGTGATCGACGGACGCTGA
- a CDS encoding DUF5318 family protein has translation MRLQRQVVDYALRRRSLLAEVYSGRTGVSEVCDANPYLLRAAKFHGKQSQVMCPICRKEQLTFVSWVFGEHLGPVSGSARTAEELVMLATRFSEFAVHVVEVCRTCSWNHLVKSYVLGAARPARPPRVPTGARPRGTRTRPARNGARTASE, from the coding sequence GTGCGACTGCAGCGACAGGTGGTGGACTACGCGCTTCGGCGGCGGTCACTGCTGGCCGAGGTGTACTCGGGGCGCACCGGCGTGTCCGAGGTCTGTGACGCAAATCCCTATCTGCTGCGCGCCGCAAAGTTTCACGGGAAACAAAGCCAGGTGATGTGCCCGATCTGCCGTAAGGAGCAGCTCACCTTCGTGTCCTGGGTGTTCGGCGAGCATCTCGGCCCGGTGTCGGGTTCGGCACGCACCGCCGAGGAGTTGGTCATGCTGGCGACCCGGTTCTCAGAGTTCGCCGTTCACGTGGTGGAGGTGTGCCGAACCTGCAGTTGGAATCATCTGGTTAAGTCCTACGTTCTGGGCGCAGCACGTCCGGCGCGTCCTCCTAGGGTCCCCACCGGTGCCCGTCCCAGGGGCACTCGCACGCGCCCGGCGCGCAACGGCGCCCGCACGGCCAGTGAATAA
- a CDS encoding glycosyltransferase family 87 protein, translating to MTRAQSQRVGTSPARLAADRRSADNRDCPSRTDVLGAALAGVIGGPVGRHALIGRARSLTPLRAMFAIALVFLALGWSTKAACLQSTGTGPGDQRVANWDNQRAYYELCYSDTVPLYGAELLSQGKFPYKSSWIETDSSGTPQTRYDGQIAVRYMEYPVLTGVYQYLSMAVAKTYTALSKLGLVPVVAEVVMFFNFAAFGLAMAWLATVWATAGLAGRRVWDAALVAASPLVIFQIFTNFDALATVFAMGGLLAWARRRPVLAGVLIGLGVAAKLYPLLFLGPLLVLGIRAGRLRDVVRTTVATAVTWLLVNLPVLVLYPRGWSEFFRLNTRRGDDMDSLYNVVKSFTGWRGFDPSLGFWEPPVLLNAVVTVLFGLCCAAIAYIALTAPQRPRLAQLTFLVVAAFLLTNKVWSPQFSLWLVPLAVLALPHRRILLAWMTIDALVWVPRMYYLYGNPNRSLPEQWFTTTVLLRDIAVVLLCALVVRQIYRPNEDLVRWQGRVDDPAGGVYDRAPDAVPGWLPHWLRPTALRQRVATVPLEA from the coding sequence GTGACCCGTGCACAGTCGCAGCGCGTCGGCACCTCGCCGGCGCGGTTGGCAGCAGATCGGCGTAGCGCAGATAACCGCGATTGCCCAAGCCGTACCGACGTTTTGGGCGCCGCACTGGCCGGTGTTATCGGGGGGCCGGTCGGCCGGCACGCGTTGATCGGCCGTGCCCGGTCTCTGACCCCGCTGCGCGCGATGTTTGCGATCGCCTTGGTGTTCCTCGCGCTCGGCTGGTCGACGAAGGCGGCCTGCCTGCAAAGCACCGGTACCGGACCAGGCGATCAGCGGGTGGCCAACTGGGACAACCAACGCGCCTACTACGAGCTGTGCTACTCCGACACCGTGCCGCTGTATGGCGCGGAGTTGTTGAGCCAGGGCAAGTTTCCGTACAAGTCGAGCTGGATCGAAACCGACAGCAGCGGCACACCGCAGACCCGCTACGACGGTCAGATCGCGGTGCGGTACATGGAGTATCCGGTGCTGACCGGGGTCTATCAGTACCTGTCGATGGCGGTGGCCAAGACCTACACCGCGTTGAGCAAGCTTGGTCTGGTACCGGTAGTCGCCGAGGTGGTGATGTTTTTTAACTTCGCCGCATTTGGGCTGGCGATGGCCTGGCTGGCCACCGTCTGGGCGACCGCGGGCTTGGCGGGCCGGCGGGTCTGGGATGCGGCGCTGGTGGCCGCCTCTCCGCTGGTGATCTTTCAGATCTTCACCAACTTCGATGCGCTGGCAACGGTTTTCGCGATGGGTGGTCTGCTGGCGTGGGCGCGGCGCAGACCGGTGCTCGCCGGTGTGCTGATCGGGCTGGGTGTCGCGGCCAAACTGTATCCGCTGTTGTTCCTTGGTCCCTTGCTGGTGCTGGGAATCCGGGCGGGACGGTTACGCGATGTTGTCCGCACTACCGTGGCCACCGCGGTGACCTGGCTGTTGGTGAACTTGCCGGTGCTGGTGCTTTATCCGCGGGGCTGGTCGGAATTCTTCCGGTTGAACACCCGCCGCGGCGACGACATGGATTCGCTGTACAACGTCGTGAAGTCGTTCACCGGGTGGCGCGGGTTTGATCCCAGCCTGGGCTTCTGGGAACCGCCGGTGCTGCTGAACGCCGTTGTGACGGTGTTGTTCGGATTGTGTTGCGCGGCAATTGCTTACATCGCGTTAACCGCGCCGCAGCGGCCGCGGCTGGCGCAGCTGACGTTTTTGGTGGTGGCAGCGTTCCTGTTGACCAACAAGGTATGGAGCCCGCAATTCTCGCTCTGGTTGGTGCCGCTGGCCGTGCTGGCCCTGCCGCATCGCCGGATCCTGTTGGCGTGGATGACGATCGACGCGCTGGTATGGGTACCCCGGATGTATTACCTGTACGGCAACCCGAACCGCTCGCTGCCAGAGCAATGGTTCACCACGACGGTGCTGCTGCGCGACATCGCGGTCGTGCTGCTATGCGCATTGGTAGTCCGGCAGATCTACCGCCCCAACGAGGATTTGGTGCGCTGGCAAGGTCGGGTCGACGATCCAGCGGGAGGAGTCTACGATCGCGCGCCGGACGCCGTACCTGGCTGGTTGCCGCACTGGTTGCGTCCGACCGCGCTGAGGCAGCGGGTCGCTACTGTCCCTCTGGAGGCTTGA
- a CDS encoding DJ-1/PfpI family protein: MQVVIPLFPRFTALDAIGPYEVLQRIPSMDVVFVGHQRGEVRTENGMLGVTCDATFDEVGAPDIVVFPGGIGTRVLLDNETIRGWLQSVHPRTTFTTSVCTGALLLGAAGLLDGLTATTHWRAADELNRLGARYVPDRVVEHLPQRIITAAGVSSGIDMALRLVELLVDREAAQAAQLLIEYDPQPPFDTGALAKADVATKARAAEFLQSRK; encoded by the coding sequence ATGCAGGTCGTGATCCCGCTGTTCCCGCGCTTCACCGCTCTGGACGCAATCGGGCCTTATGAAGTCCTGCAACGTATTCCGTCGATGGACGTGGTGTTCGTGGGGCATCAGCGCGGCGAGGTACGCACCGAAAATGGCATGCTCGGCGTGACATGCGATGCCACCTTCGACGAAGTCGGCGCGCCGGATATCGTGGTGTTCCCCGGTGGCATTGGGACCCGCGTGCTCCTCGACAACGAAACCATCCGCGGCTGGCTGCAATCGGTGCATCCGCGAACCACATTCACGACGTCGGTATGTACCGGTGCGCTATTGCTCGGCGCCGCAGGACTTCTCGATGGGCTCACCGCGACGACGCATTGGCGGGCCGCCGACGAGCTCAACCGACTGGGTGCGCGGTATGTGCCGGACCGCGTCGTCGAGCATCTCCCGCAACGAATCATCACCGCCGCCGGCGTGTCCAGCGGCATCGACATGGCCTTGCGGCTGGTTGAGCTGCTCGTCGATCGGGAGGCCGCGCAGGCCGCGCAGCTGCTCATCGAATACGACCCGCAGCCGCCGTTCGACACGGGCGCGCTGGCCAAGGCCGACGTGGCGACAAAGGCCCGGGCCGCCGAGTTCCTGCAATCTCGCAAATGA
- a CDS encoding inositol-3-phosphate synthase, translating to MSEHNAPQTSTEVRVAIVGVGNCASSLVQGVEYYYSADDTSTVPGLMHVRFGQYHVRDVKFVAAFDVDAKKVGFDLSDAIFASENNTIKIADVPPTNVVVQRGPTLDGIGKYYADTIELSDDEPVDVVQVLRENKVDVLVSYLPVGSEEADKFYAQCAIDAGVAFVNALPVFIASDPVWAKKFKDAGVPIIGDDIKSQVGATITHRVMAKLFEDRGVTLDRTYQLNVGGNMDFKNMLERERLESKKVSKTQAVTSNLTGSLAGKVEDKNVHIGPSDHVAWLDDRKWAYVRLEGRAFGDVPLNLEYKLEVWDSPNSAGIIIDAVRAAKIAKDRGIGGPVLPASAYLMKSPPEQLPDDIARAQLEEFISGT from the coding sequence ATGAGTGAGCACAACGCGCCACAGACGTCGACAGAGGTCAGGGTCGCCATTGTGGGCGTCGGTAACTGCGCGTCCTCGCTGGTGCAGGGCGTCGAGTACTACTACAGCGCCGACGACACCTCGACGGTGCCGGGCCTGATGCACGTGCGCTTCGGCCAGTACCACGTTCGCGACGTCAAATTCGTGGCCGCGTTCGACGTGGACGCCAAGAAGGTCGGCTTCGACCTGTCCGACGCGATCTTCGCCTCGGAGAACAACACCATCAAGATCGCCGACGTGCCGCCAACCAACGTGGTCGTACAGCGCGGCCCGACGCTGGACGGCATCGGCAAGTATTACGCCGACACCATCGAGTTGTCCGATGACGAGCCAGTCGACGTCGTGCAGGTCCTCAGGGAAAACAAGGTCGACGTGCTGGTTTCCTACCTGCCGGTGGGCTCGGAGGAGGCCGACAAGTTCTACGCCCAGTGCGCCATCGACGCCGGGGTGGCGTTCGTGAACGCGCTGCCCGTATTCATCGCCTCCGACCCGGTATGGGCCAAGAAGTTCAAGGATGCCGGCGTGCCGATCATCGGCGACGACATCAAGAGCCAGGTGGGCGCGACCATCACTCACCGCGTGATGGCCAAGCTGTTCGAGGACCGCGGCGTCACACTGGACCGCACCTACCAGCTGAACGTCGGCGGCAACATGGACTTCAAGAACATGCTCGAGCGCGAGCGCCTGGAGTCCAAGAAGGTCTCCAAAACCCAAGCCGTCACGTCCAACCTCACCGGCTCGCTCGCCGGAAAGGTCGAGGACAAGAACGTCCACATCGGCCCGTCCGACCACGTCGCCTGGCTCGACGACCGCAAATGGGCCTACGTGCGTCTGGAAGGCCGCGCCTTTGGTGACGTGCCGCTGAACCTGGAATACAAGCTCGAGGTGTGGGACTCGCCGAACTCCGCCGGCATCATCATCGACGCGGTGCGTGCAGCCAAAATCGCCAAGGACCGCGGCATCGGCGGACCGGTGCTTCCGGCGTCGGCCTACCTGATGAAGAGCCCGCCCGAGCAGCTGCCCGACGACATCGCGCGCGCGCAGCTCGAAGAGTTCATCTCGGGCACGTAG
- a CDS encoding DUF1707 SHOCT-like domain-containing protein, protein MFPVAKWPGTTSTRAKDSDRQDACRILDNALGDGEISMEEHRERVSAATKAVTLGELQHLISDLQSESAPAQMPALKTRAKRTGLGITIAAFAVSVLLGVGIGWGLYGNTKSPLDFTTDPGAKPDGIAPVVLTPPKQLQSLGGLTGLLEQTRKRFGDTMGYRLVIYPEYASLDRQDPKDDRRVLNYTYRGGWGDPSSSAKSSVDSVLVDLSKFDVKTAVGILRGAPETLGIKQPDVKSTYLIVEPATDPTTPGAVSLTLYVSSDYGSGYIEFAGDGTIKQVNYP, encoded by the coding sequence ATCTTCCCCGTGGCGAAATGGCCGGGCACGACGTCGACGCGGGCAAAAGACAGCGACCGGCAAGACGCGTGCCGAATTCTCGACAACGCCCTGGGCGACGGCGAGATCTCGATGGAAGAGCACCGCGAACGGGTCAGCGCGGCCACCAAGGCCGTGACTCTGGGCGAGCTGCAACACCTGATATCCGATCTGCAGTCCGAGAGCGCTCCCGCGCAAATGCCCGCGCTCAAAACGCGGGCGAAGCGCACCGGGCTGGGCATCACGATCGCCGCCTTCGCCGTTTCGGTGTTGCTAGGCGTCGGCATTGGCTGGGGCCTCTACGGCAACACCAAATCGCCGCTGGACTTCACCACGGATCCCGGAGCTAAGCCCGACGGTATCGCGCCCGTGGTGCTCACCCCGCCCAAGCAACTGCAATCCCTCGGTGGACTGACCGGCCTGCTGGAACAAACCCGCAAAAGATTCGGCGACACCATGGGCTACCGGCTGGTGATCTATCCCGAGTACGCGTCGCTGGACCGCCAGGATCCCAAGGACGACCGCCGGGTGCTCAACTACACCTATCGCGGCGGCTGGGGCGATCCCAGCAGCTCGGCCAAGAGCAGCGTCGACAGCGTCCTGGTAGACCTGAGCAAGTTCGACGTGAAGACGGCCGTGGGCATTCTGCGAGGTGCCCCGGAAACCCTCGGCATCAAGCAACCCGACGTCAAGTCCACCTACCTGATCGTCGAGCCTGCCACCGACCCGACCACGCCGGGAGCGGTGTCGCTGACCCTGTATGTCTCCAGCGATTACGGCAGCGGCTACATCGAATTCGCGGGCGACGGAACCATCAAGCAGGTGAACTACCCGTAA
- a CDS encoding transglycosylase domain-containing protein gives MNNEGRHQQSSSDAPGGSTADHVVQRRQVPPDDRMTAIIPAVDDDRAPRQVDPIEAVKAALDSPGSAPPQERDPLDQVKAALDARPSRRHRSGVGRRPPGGPPPGPPGPIGFRSPRPRPDWTQQINWKWVRRSLVLAAAVLILLPIVTFTMAYLIVDVPKPGDIRTNQVSTILASDGSEIAKIVPPEGNRVDVNLNQVPVPVRQAVIAAEDRNFYSNPGFSFSGFARAVKNNLFGGDLQGGSTITQQYVKNALVGSAQHGWSGVLRKAKELVIATKMSGEWSKDDVLQAYLNIIYFGRGAYGISAAAKAYFDKPVEQLTVSEGALLAALIRRPSTLDPAVDPEGALARWNWVLDGMVETKALSANDRAAQMFPNTVPPDQARTQNQTSGPNGLIERQVTKELLELFNIDEQTLNTQGLQVTTTIDPQAQAAAEKAVAKYLDGQDPDMRAAVVSIDPHNGAVRAYYGGSNANGFDFAQAGLQTGSSFKVFALVAALEQGIGLGYQVDSSPLTVDGIKITNVEGESCGTCNLAEALKMSLNTSYYRLMLKLKGGPQAVADAAHRAGVAESFPGVSHTLSEDGKGGPPNNGIVLGQYQTRVIDMASAYATLAASGIYHRPHFVQKVVNAEGQVLFDAGTADSGGDQRIPKAVADNVTAAMQPIAGYSRGHNLAGGRPSAAKTGTTQLGDTTSNKDAWMVGYTPSLSTAVWVGTVKGDEPLETASGAAVYGSGLPSDIWKATMDGALKGTQNETFPKPTEIGGYAGVPAPPPPPPVPPSETVIQPTVEVAPGITIPVGPPTTITLAPAPPGPPSVLPPTENPTPPP, from the coding sequence GTGAATAACGAAGGGCGCCACCAGCAGTCGTCTAGTGACGCCCCAGGCGGGTCGACGGCTGACCACGTGGTCCAGCGTCGCCAGGTTCCCCCCGACGACAGGATGACCGCGATCATCCCAGCCGTGGACGATGACCGCGCACCCCGCCAGGTCGACCCCATCGAGGCGGTCAAGGCCGCTCTCGACAGTCCCGGATCGGCGCCGCCGCAGGAGCGCGACCCGCTCGACCAGGTCAAAGCTGCGCTGGACGCGCGGCCCTCCCGCCGCCATCGTTCCGGCGTCGGACGGCGACCACCGGGCGGGCCGCCGCCCGGGCCGCCCGGGCCGATTGGCTTCCGGAGCCCGCGACCGAGGCCGGACTGGACCCAGCAGATCAACTGGAAATGGGTTCGGCGCTCGCTAGTCCTGGCGGCGGCGGTGCTGATCCTGCTACCGATTGTCACCTTCACGATGGCCTACCTCATCGTCGACGTTCCCAAACCGGGTGACATCCGCACCAACCAGGTCTCCACAATCCTGGCCAGCGACGGCTCGGAGATCGCCAAAATCGTTCCACCCGAAGGCAACCGGGTCGATGTAAACCTCAATCAGGTGCCGGTACCCGTGCGCCAGGCGGTGATCGCCGCGGAAGACCGCAACTTCTATTCCAACCCAGGTTTTTCGTTCAGCGGCTTTGCGCGGGCGGTGAAGAACAATCTTTTCGGCGGTGATCTGCAGGGCGGATCGACGATCACCCAGCAGTACGTCAAGAACGCGCTGGTCGGTTCCGCGCAGCACGGGTGGAGCGGTGTGCTGCGCAAGGCCAAGGAGTTGGTCATCGCGACCAAGATGTCGGGGGAGTGGTCCAAAGACGATGTGCTGCAGGCCTATCTGAACATCATCTACTTCGGTAGGGGCGCCTACGGCATTTCGGCGGCTGCCAAGGCTTACTTCGACAAACCCGTCGAGCAGCTCACCGTCTCCGAAGGAGCACTGTTGGCCGCGTTGATCCGGCGGCCATCCACGCTGGATCCGGCCGTGGATCCCGAAGGCGCGCTGGCCCGCTGGAACTGGGTGCTCGACGGAATGGTGGAAACCAAGGCACTGTCTGCGAACGACCGTGCGGCACAGATGTTTCCCAATACCGTGCCGCCCGATCAGGCCCGCACCCAAAACCAAACCAGCGGCCCCAACGGACTGATCGAACGGCAGGTGACCAAGGAACTGCTCGAGCTGTTCAATATCGATGAGCAGACGCTGAACACCCAAGGGTTGCAAGTCACCACCACGATCGATCCCCAGGCGCAGGCGGCCGCGGAAAAGGCGGTGGCGAAGTACCTCGACGGGCAGGACCCGGACATGCGGGCTGCGGTCGTGTCCATCGATCCGCACAACGGTGCGGTGCGCGCCTACTACGGCGGATCCAATGCCAATGGCTTTGATTTCGCTCAAGCGGGTTTGCAGACCGGCTCGTCGTTCAAGGTGTTTGCTCTCGTCGCTGCGCTCGAGCAAGGGATCGGCCTGGGTTACCAGGTCGACAGCTCGCCACTGACGGTCGACGGCATCAAGATCACCAACGTCGAGGGCGAGAGTTGCGGCACCTGTAATCTCGCCGAGGCCCTCAAGATGTCGCTGAACACCTCTTATTACCGGCTGATGCTCAAGCTCAAGGGTGGACCACAGGCCGTTGCCGACGCCGCACATCGGGCCGGTGTCGCGGAGAGCTTCCCAGGTGTGTCGCACACGTTGTCCGAGGACGGCAAGGGTGGGCCACCCAACAACGGGATCGTGTTGGGCCAGTACCAAACCCGGGTGATCGACATGGCGTCGGCATATGCCACGCTGGCCGCTTCCGGCATCTATCACCGGCCGCACTTCGTGCAAAAAGTGGTCAACGCCGAAGGGCAGGTCCTCTTCGACGCCGGCACCGCGGACAGCGGTGGCGACCAGCGCATCCCCAAGGCAGTCGCCGACAACGTCACCGCGGCGATGCAGCCGATCGCCGGCTATTCGCGTGGTCACAACCTAGCCGGCGGGCGGCCGTCGGCGGCCAAGACCGGCACCACCCAGCTGGGCGACACCACCTCCAACAAGGACGCCTGGATGGTCGGGTACACGCCGTCACTGTCCACCGCGGTTTGGGTGGGCACCGTCAAGGGCGACGAGCCGCTGGAAACTGCCTCGGGCGCAGCGGTTTACGGTTCAGGTCTGCCGTCGGACATCTGGAAGGCGACCATGGACGGCGCCCTGAAGGGCACCCAGAACGAGACGTTCCCCAAGCCCACCGAAATCGGCGGCTACGCGGGTGTTCCCGCGCCGCCCCCGCCACCGCCGGTGCCACCATCGGAGACCGTGATCCAACCCACCGTCGAAGTGGCGCCCGGAATCACCATCCCGGTCGGTCCGCCCACTACCATCACCCTCGCGCCGGCGCCCCCAGGGCCGCCGTCGGTTCTGCCGCCCACTGAAAACCCCACGCCGCCGCCGTGA
- a CDS encoding PadR family transcriptional regulator produces the protein MLELAILGLLIESPMHGYELRKRLTGLLGAFRAFSYGSLYPALRRMQAEGLIAENAAPAGTPVRRARRVYQLTDEGRRRFGELVADTGPHNYTDDGFGVHLAFFNRTPAEARMRILEGRRRQVEERREGLRDAIARASSSFDRYTRQLHQLGLESSEREVKWLNELIAAERAAPHAEQT, from the coding sequence ATGCTGGAGCTCGCCATCCTGGGTCTCCTGATCGAATCGCCAATGCATGGTTACGAGCTGCGCAAGCGGCTGACGGGTTTGCTCGGCGCCTTTCGGGCATTTTCGTACGGCTCGTTGTATCCCGCGCTGCGGCGCATGCAGGCCGAAGGTTTGATCGCCGAGAATGCCGCCCCCGCGGGCACCCCGGTGCGGCGCGCCCGGCGGGTTTACCAGCTGACCGACGAGGGCCGCCGGCGCTTTGGTGAGCTGGTCGCCGACACCGGCCCGCACAACTACACCGACGACGGCTTCGGGGTGCACCTGGCGTTCTTCAACCGCACCCCGGCCGAGGCGCGGATGCGCATTCTCGAAGGCCGTCGCCGTCAGGTCGAGGAACGACGGGAAGGTCTGCGTGACGCGATCGCGCGGGCCAGCAGTTCGTTTGATCGCTACACCCGTCAACTGCATCAACTTGGGCTCGAGTCCAGCGAGCGCGAGGTCAAGTGGCTCAACGAGCTCATCGCCGCGGAACGGGCAGCGCCCCACGCGGAACAGACGTAA